A portion of the Pseudomonas synxantha BG33R genome contains these proteins:
- a CDS encoding glycosyltransferase, with protein MNQQQPLVSVIIASYNHGQYIEQSILSVLGQTYTNIELLVVDDGSKDDSVERIQRLQAEHGFDFQVQQNQGLSATLNGAIARAKGSLIAPFGSDDIMLPDRLAIQVAYMEGKPKVGMCAGNIELIDGDGNLHPEKKQRRDVPFRSLDFDDMFLDRKPFPPAPTMLIRRDVLEEVGGFDPQIPLEDLLIQLKITAAGYTIDALGVVMAKYRQHATNTYKNHRYMIQNILKTYALFSDHPAYDQVRYNFLNSMFLKTADRDRPLAREILKQIPLKFWGRKTLRGLVRLYLAPLRN; from the coding sequence ATGAATCAGCAACAGCCCCTGGTCTCGGTGATCATCGCTTCCTATAACCATGGCCAGTACATCGAACAGAGCATCCTCAGCGTGCTGGGGCAGACCTACACCAATATCGAACTGTTGGTGGTGGATGACGGTTCCAAGGATGACAGCGTTGAACGTATCCAGCGCTTGCAGGCCGAGCACGGCTTTGATTTCCAGGTGCAGCAGAACCAGGGCCTCAGCGCCACCTTGAACGGTGCGATTGCCCGTGCCAAGGGTAGCCTGATCGCGCCGTTCGGCTCGGATGACATCATGTTGCCGGACCGTCTCGCCATCCAGGTTGCGTACATGGAAGGCAAGCCGAAGGTGGGCATGTGCGCCGGCAATATCGAGCTGATCGACGGTGACGGCAACCTGCACCCGGAGAAGAAGCAACGTCGCGACGTGCCGTTTCGCAGCCTCGACTTCGACGACATGTTCCTGGACCGCAAGCCCTTTCCGCCGGCGCCGACCATGCTGATTCGTCGCGACGTACTGGAGGAGGTCGGCGGGTTCGACCCGCAGATTCCCCTGGAGGACTTGCTGATCCAGCTGAAGATCACGGCTGCGGGCTATACCATCGACGCTTTGGGTGTGGTGATGGCCAAATATCGCCAGCACGCTACCAACACGTACAAGAACCACCGTTACATGATCCAGAACATTCTCAAGACTTACGCATTGTTCAGCGATCACCCGGCCTATGATCAGGTGCGCTACAACTTCCTGAACTCAATGTTCCTCAAGACCGCCGACCGCGACCGCCCGTTGGCGCGCGAGATTCTCAAGCAGATCCCGTTGAAGTTCTGGGGGCGCAAGACCTTGCGTGGGTTGGT